One genomic region from Aliarcobacter cryaerophilus ATCC 43158 encodes:
- a CDS encoding efflux RND transporter periplasmic adaptor subunit — translation MHTIKTIFSLFLITLFLSSCEQKSDGNQKAQNTIEVGYINPKKEPINLQIELIGKVKAKELALVRPQVSGIIEKQLFKEGSFVKQGDILYKIDSASYKASLNQAIALLNSAKASLISAEAKSKRAFELLKFDGISKQEADEIKASYLQSKALVEQRAAELESAKIDLNRCDIKAPISGYIGISNVTVGALVNANQSDELVNIRDTQTVFVDLTQSYNEILNLKAVVDLEDDIEVSLKFDNDFEYPIKGKLEARELSVDESSQTVTLRAVFNNPNNLLLSGMMTKAILKSQKSVDGFLIPQQAVLRDQKANPIVTLISPENKTTTKIVKIQRAVDNKWLILDGLEESDKIIVEGLNKINSRSVVSLKNLNSQYKD, via the coding sequence TTGCATACTATTAAAACTATATTTTCCTTATTTCTTATAACACTTTTTTTAAGCTCATGTGAGCAAAAAAGTGATGGAAATCAAAAAGCACAAAATACAATAGAAGTAGGGTACATAAATCCTAAAAAAGAGCCAATAAATCTTCAAATTGAACTTATAGGAAAAGTCAAAGCAAAAGAGTTGGCACTTGTTCGTCCTCAGGTTTCTGGAATTATTGAGAAACAACTTTTCAAAGAGGGAAGTTTTGTAAAGCAAGGTGATATTTTGTACAAAATTGATAGTGCAAGCTATAAAGCTAGTTTGAATCAAGCTATTGCTTTGTTAAATAGTGCAAAGGCTAGTTTGATAAGTGCTGAGGCAAAGAGTAAAAGAGCTTTTGAGCTTTTGAAGTTTGATGGAATTTCAAAACAAGAAGCAGATGAGATAAAAGCTTCATATTTACAATCAAAAGCTTTGGTTGAACAAAGAGCAGCAGAGCTTGAAAGTGCAAAAATAGATTTGAATAGATGTGATATAAAAGCACCAATTAGCGGATATATTGGTATTTCAAATGTAACAGTTGGAGCTTTAGTAAATGCAAATCAAAGTGATGAACTTGTAAATATAAGAGATACACAAACAGTTTTTGTAGATTTAACTCAATCATACAATGAGATTTTAAATCTAAAAGCAGTTGTAGATTTAGAAGATGATATTGAAGTTAGTTTGAAGTTTGACAACGATTTTGAGTATCCAATAAAAGGAAAACTAGAAGCAAGAGAGTTAAGCGTAGATGAAAGTAGTCAAACAGTAACTTTAAGAGCAGTCTTTAATAATCCAAATAATCTTTTACTATCTGGAATGATGACAAAAGCAATACTAAAAAGTCAAAAGAGTGTTGATGGATTTTTAATTCCCCAACAAGCAGTTTTAAGAGATCAAAAAGCAAATCCTATAGTTACGCTAATTTCTCCTGAAAATAAAACTACTACGAAAATAGTAAAAATACAAAGAGCAGTAGATAATAAATGGCTTATTCTTGATGGTTTAGAAGAGAGTGATAAAATCATAGTTGAGGGATTAAATAAGATAAATAGTAGAAGTGTAGTCTCTTTAAAAAATTTAAACTCACAATACAAAGATTAA
- a CDS encoding efflux RND transporter permease subunit, protein MIAKFFIFRPIFAWVISLIIMISGVISLYILPVEQYPDIVPPQININASYSGADAKTVENSVTQIIEQQLTGLDGMLYFSSSSSSAGNSRIKITFSQEVNADIAQVQVQNKVNQILSRLPDDVQRQGVRVFKSQSDFLMMASVYDSNGLADKTDISDFLVSNLQDSISRIDGVGDVQVFGGQYAMRIWLDPYKLEKYKLIPKDVENAINAQNSQASAGRLGAMPTLDNQQLSVVVTARSMFENVGQFENIVLKSDLDGSIVKIKDIARVEIGAQSYSNVTALNGFPASGISIQLASGANAVATSNRVKEFLKQSENMLPQGYKIAYPRDTTSFIQASINEVVKTLIEAIVLVILVMFLFLKSFRATLIPAIAVPVVLLGTFAILNIFGYTINTLTMFALVLAIGLLVDDAIVVVENVERNMNEKGLNPKEATILSMQEVTSALIGITTVLSVVFLPMAFFSGSTGIIYRQFSITIISSMVLSVIVALTLTPALCSTILKPHKKDENKIEEKNSGFFFWFDTKFENFTNKYKFWVEKLLYSQKKWIMFYLVIIISSTYIFIKLPTSFLPKEDQGSLMIQYTLPVGAVASRTVDVANVVRDYFMIEEADALNTIFTISGFSSRSSGQNVGTAYVSLKNWDLRDKSNHVDEISKRATKAFNDPNSKYFIRDARVFAINPSVIQGLGSSDGFEFQLLASSNLTREGLRQAKDKIIEEANKNPNINSIRADGTEESPQLKISYDTNKALSLGLDLKNIDNTLSAAWGGTYVNDYIDKTRIKRVYIQADAPFRSSPEDLYKWKVRNSSGLMVPFSEFSSFSWVYAPEELTRFNGFMSYEIQGSAAAGISSGVAMNEMDKIANENANGTMHTYSGASYQERLASNQTLILYGISLLVIFLCLAALYESWSVPFSVLLVVPLGVFGAVLSIYVRDLSNDVYFQVALLAVMGLASKNAILIVEFINSSYKDGMPLIEAAIKGSKLRLRPIIMTSLAFIAGIIPLAISSGAGANSRIAIGTAILGGTISATILAIFFVPLFFVIITKLFPKGVKND, encoded by the coding sequence ATGATTGCAAAATTTTTTATTTTTCGTCCAATCTTTGCTTGGGTTATTTCGCTTATTATTATGATAAGTGGTGTTATTAGTCTATATATTTTACCAGTTGAGCAGTATCCTGATATTGTTCCACCGCAAATAAATATAAATGCTTCATATAGTGGAGCAGATGCTAAAACAGTAGAAAATAGTGTAACTCAAATAATTGAGCAACAACTAACTGGTCTTGATGGAATGCTATATTTTTCTTCAAGTTCAAGTAGTGCAGGAAACTCTAGAATAAAAATCACTTTTTCTCAAGAAGTAAATGCTGATATTGCTCAAGTTCAAGTACAAAATAAAGTAAATCAAATCTTATCAAGACTTCCAGATGATGTACAAAGACAAGGTGTAAGAGTTTTTAAATCTCAAAGTGATTTTTTGATGATGGCATCTGTGTATGATTCAAATGGCTTGGCAGATAAAACAGATATTAGTGACTTTTTAGTAAGTAATCTTCAAGATAGTATCTCTAGAATTGATGGGGTTGGAGATGTTCAAGTTTTTGGTGGTCAGTATGCTATGAGAATTTGGCTAGATCCATATAAACTAGAAAAATATAAACTAATTCCAAAAGATGTAGAAAATGCTATAAATGCTCAAAATTCGCAAGCAAGTGCTGGAAGATTGGGAGCAATGCCTACTTTGGATAATCAACAACTCTCTGTGGTGGTTACTGCAAGAAGTATGTTTGAAAATGTTGGTCAATTTGAAAATATTGTTTTAAAATCAGATTTAGATGGAAGTATTGTAAAGATAAAAGATATTGCAAGAGTTGAAATAGGGGCTCAAAGTTATAGTAATGTTACAGCTTTAAACGGTTTTCCAGCATCTGGAATATCTATTCAGCTTGCAAGTGGAGCAAATGCGGTAGCCACTTCAAATAGAGTAAAAGAGTTTTTAAAACAGAGTGAAAATATGTTACCGCAAGGTTACAAAATAGCCTATCCTAGAGATACAACAAGTTTTATACAAGCTTCAATAAATGAAGTTGTAAAAACTTTAATAGAAGCAATTGTTTTAGTAATTTTGGTAATGTTTTTGTTTTTGAAAAGTTTTAGAGCTACACTTATTCCTGCTATTGCAGTTCCTGTTGTACTTTTAGGAACTTTTGCTATTTTAAATATTTTTGGTTACACAATAAATACTTTAACAATGTTTGCTTTAGTTCTTGCAATTGGGCTTTTGGTTGATGATGCTATTGTTGTTGTTGAAAATGTTGAAAGAAATATGAATGAAAAAGGTTTAAATCCAAAAGAGGCAACTATTCTTTCTATGCAAGAGGTAACCAGTGCATTAATAGGAATTACAACTGTTTTATCTGTTGTATTTTTACCTATGGCATTTTTTAGTGGAAGTACAGGAATAATTTATAGACAATTTTCTATTACAATAATCTCATCTATGGTTTTATCAGTAATTGTAGCTTTAACTTTAACTCCAGCTTTATGTTCAACAATTTTAAAACCACATAAAAAAGATGAAAATAAAATAGAAGAAAAAAATAGTGGATTTTTCTTTTGGTTTGATACAAAATTTGAGAACTTTACAAACAAATATAAATTTTGGGTTGAAAAATTACTGTATAGTCAAAAAAAGTGGATAATGTTTTATTTGGTAATAATCATATCTTCTACATATATTTTTATAAAACTACCTACTAGTTTTTTACCAAAAGAGGATCAAGGAAGCTTGATGATTCAATACACCTTACCTGTTGGTGCGGTTGCTTCTAGAACAGTTGATGTTGCAAATGTCGTAAGAGATTATTTTATGATAGAAGAAGCAGATGCTTTAAATACTATATTTACAATTTCTGGATTTAGTTCACGAAGTAGTGGACAAAATGTAGGAACTGCTTATGTATCATTAAAAAACTGGGATTTAAGAGATAAATCAAATCATGTAGATGAGATAAGTAAAAGAGCTACAAAAGCTTTTAATGATCCAAATAGTAAATATTTTATAAGAGATGCAAGAGTTTTTGCTATAAATCCTAGTGTTATTCAAGGTCTTGGAAGTAGTGATGGATTTGAGTTTCAATTATTAGCTAGTTCAAATTTGACTAGAGAAGGTTTAAGACAAGCAAAAGATAAGATAATTGAAGAGGCAAATAAAAATCCAAATATAAACTCAATAAGAGCAGATGGAACAGAAGAGTCACCACAATTAAAAATATCTTATGATACAAACAAAGCTCTATCTTTAGGATTGGATTTAAAAAATATTGATAATACATTAAGTGCTGCTTGGGGCGGAACTTATGTAAATGATTATATCGATAAAACTAGAATCAAAAGGGTTTATATTCAAGCTGATGCTCCTTTTAGAAGTAGTCCTGAAGATTTATATAAATGGAAAGTACGAAACAGTAGTGGATTAATGGTTCCTTTTAGTGAATTTAGCTCTTTTTCTTGGGTTTATGCACCTGAAGAGCTAACACGCTTTAATGGTTTTATGTCTTATGAGATTCAAGGAAGTGCAGCAGCTGGAATTAGCTCGGGTGTTGCTATGAATGAGATGGATAAAATTGCAAATGAAAATGCAAATGGAACAATGCATACATATAGTGGAGCTTCATATCAAGAAAGACTTGCAAGTAATCAAACTTTGATTTTATATGGAATTTCTCTTTTGGTTATATTTTTATGTTTAGCTGCACTTTATGAGAGTTGGAGTGTTCCTTTTTCTGTTTTATTAGTTGTTCCTTTGGGAGTTTTTGGAGCAGTTTTAAGTATTTATGTAAGAGATTTAAGTAATGATGTATATTTTCAAGTTGCACTTTTAGCGGTTATGGGATTGGCTAGTAAAAATGCAATTTTAATAGTTGAGTTCATAAATAGTTCATATAAAGATGGTATGCCTTTAATAGAAGCTGCTATTAAAGGTTCAAAATTAAGACTTCGACCAATTATTATGACATCTTTGGCTTTTATTGCAGGAATTATTCCTCTAGCAATATCAAGTGGAGCTGGAGCAAATAGTAGAATTGCAATTGGAACTGCAATTTTAGGTGGAACAATAAGTGCAACAATTCTTGCAATATTTTTTGTACCACTATTTTTTGTAATAATTACAAAACTATTTCCAAAAGGAGTTAAAAATGATTAG
- a CDS encoding efflux transporter outer membrane subunit, with product MIRKSISLVALSMLFSSCVSLAPKLDINSDEVVAKNFKNYQIAEDNSNISLNSFLIDENLKTLVNLILENNKDIKIALLRVEESKSLYRIEESNLYPKIDANGSFSREKKEGIIKNNYKASVGTVFELDLFGKNRSLNEAAKNSFLATQYAFSSTKLSLVSQTINSYLSLASNIENLNLQKKIDENLSSVYELTQKKFTAGVISKEDVLSSFAMLKESQNEIIAYENQIQIDINSLELLLGSTLNESLIPNNLRKDDSYLALVKSGISSNTLLNRPDIKELEYQLRAKNANIGAARAAFFPTIALTANTGYSSSSLNNLFSTPNSFWQISPSINLPIFTAGENSAKLDLSETQKKIALNEYQKGIQTAFKEVNDALMVRKNIYTKLQNQKELTDSIQDAYNIALSSYKIGYGSYLNMLIAQKAYINSQKSLTQTYLEELENRVEIFKTLGGEIE from the coding sequence ATGATTAGAAAATCTATAAGCCTTGTAGCTTTATCGATGCTTTTTAGTTCTTGTGTATCTTTAGCTCCAAAGTTAGACATAAATAGTGATGAGGTAGTTGCTAAAAATTTTAAAAACTATCAAATAGCAGAAGATAATTCAAATATTAGTTTAAATAGTTTTTTAATAGATGAAAATTTAAAAACTCTTGTAAATCTTATTTTGGAAAACAATAAAGATATAAAAATTGCACTTTTAAGAGTAGAAGAGTCAAAATCACTTTATAGAATTGAAGAGTCAAATTTGTATCCAAAAATAGATGCAAATGGTAGTTTTTCCAGAGAAAAAAAAGAAGGAATCATAAAAAACAACTATAAAGCATCTGTTGGAACTGTTTTTGAACTTGATTTATTTGGTAAAAATAGAAGTTTAAACGAGGCAGCAAAAAATAGTTTTTTAGCAACTCAATATGCTTTTAGTTCAACAAAACTCTCTTTAGTTTCACAAACTATAAATTCATATTTAAGTTTGGCAAGCAATATTGAAAATCTAAATTTACAAAAAAAAATAGATGAAAATCTAAGTAGTGTTTATGAATTGACACAAAAAAAGTTTACTGCTGGAGTTATTAGTAAAGAAGATGTACTTTCTAGTTTTGCTATGTTAAAAGAGAGTCAAAATGAAATAATAGCTTATGAAAATCAAATTCAAATAGATATAAATTCGCTTGAATTACTTTTGGGTTCTACTTTAAATGAAAGTTTAATTCCAAATAATTTAAGAAAAGATGATAGCTATTTAGCCTTGGTAAAATCTGGAATTAGTTCAAATACTCTTTTGAATCGTCCTGATATAAAAGAGTTAGAGTATCAGCTACGAGCAAAAAATGCAAATATTGGAGCAGCAAGAGCTGCATTTTTCCCAACTATTGCTCTTACTGCAAATACAGGATATTCTAGTTCTAGTTTGAATAATCTTTTTTCAACTCCAAATAGTTTTTGGCAAATAAGTCCATCTATAAATCTTCCAATTTTTACAGCAGGTGAAAATAGTGCAAAGCTGGATTTGAGTGAAACTCAAAAAAAGATAGCTTTAAATGAGTATCAAAAAGGTATTCAAACAGCTTTTAAAGAGGTAAATGATGCTTTGATGGTGAGAAAAAATATCTATACAAAACTTCAAAATCAAAAAGAGCTAACAGATTCCATACAAGATGCATATAATATTGCTTTAAGTTCATATAAAATAGGTTACGGAAGTTATCTAAATATGCTTATAGCTCAAAAAGCATATATAAACTCACAAAAAAGTTTAACGCAAACTTATCTTGAAGAGCTTGAGAATAGAGTTGAGATTTTCAAAACTTTAGGAGGAGAAATAGAGTGA
- a CDS encoding methyl-accepting chemotaxis protein: MFKNLSTKTKLALFPAIFIIATIVTAIIYSSSISFVQDRIKISSQTTLLIDELLKGRITIYQFMLNPTQNGKDAIDKQWAKLIDETLTLKELFVSKENKDLCDIVVKDLKDYLAGVEVLAKHSFSTNKEETRAEFGETMKNIIKIVQNVEKNYEQMNSRNADIRDDAITKLTTNLSLVAVFAIGIFIFISIMISNSIAGSLKNFKDGLLSFFSFLNRKSDDVTILDASSKDEFGDMAKLINENIDIVQDTIEKDNELIDEAKKVMLRVRNGWYSQSIDKSTPNASLEEFKNELNEMIIHTKDRFQHINEVLASYSTYDYRPVLKLGDEDEEGGVLEKMINGINALQIAVVTMLKDSLANGIKLENSSKSLINNVNTLNQSSNEAAASLEETAAALEEITSTVTSNSNNVIQMSGYSNEVSNSAKKGQEMARNTAVAMDEITKQVTNINEAIAVIDQIAFQTNILSLNAAVEAATAGEAGKGFAVVAGEVRNLASRSAEAAKEIKNIVEMATSKAQEGKNISDLMIKDYEELLSNIEKSSQMINEISNASKEQQAGISQINDTVTMLDQKTQQNAIIASKTQDIANETDTISKNIVDDVLEKRFLGKDKIVEETRKKVIV, from the coding sequence ATGTTTAAAAACTTATCAACAAAGACAAAATTGGCTTTGTTTCCAGCTATTTTTATAATAGCTACAATTGTAACAGCTATCATATATAGCTCATCTATCAGTTTTGTACAAGATAGAATTAAAATATCTTCACAAACTACTCTTTTAATTGATGAGCTTTTAAAAGGGAGAATCACTATCTACCAATTTATGCTAAATCCAACACAAAATGGAAAAGATGCAATAGATAAACAGTGGGCAAAGCTAATAGATGAAACACTTACATTAAAAGAGCTTTTTGTATCAAAAGAGAATAAAGATTTGTGTGATATTGTAGTAAAAGATCTCAAAGATTATTTAGCAGGTGTTGAAGTTCTTGCTAAACACTCTTTTTCAACAAACAAAGAAGAGACAAGAGCAGAGTTTGGCGAAACTATGAAAAATATTATTAAAATAGTTCAAAATGTTGAAAAAAACTATGAGCAGATGAATAGTAGAAATGCAGATATAAGAGATGATGCTATTACTAAACTTACAACAAATCTATCTTTAGTTGCAGTTTTTGCTATAGGAATTTTTATTTTTATATCTATCATGATTTCAAATAGCATAGCTGGTTCTTTAAAAAATTTCAAAGATGGACTTTTGAGCTTCTTTAGCTTCTTAAATAGAAAATCAGATGATGTAACAATACTTGATGCTAGTTCTAAAGATGAGTTTGGTGATATGGCTAAACTTATAAATGAAAATATAGATATAGTTCAAGATACGATAGAAAAAGATAACGAACTAATAGATGAAGCAAAAAAAGTTATGCTGCGAGTTCGAAATGGTTGGTATTCTCAATCAATAGATAAATCTACTCCAAATGCTTCTCTTGAAGAGTTTAAAAATGAGTTAAATGAGATGATAATTCATACAAAAGATAGATTCCAACATATAAATGAAGTTTTAGCTTCTTACTCAACTTATGATTATAGACCTGTTTTAAAACTTGGAGATGAGGATGAAGAAGGTGGTGTTCTTGAAAAAATGATAAATGGAATAAATGCACTTCAAATAGCTGTTGTTACTATGCTAAAAGATAGTTTAGCAAATGGTATAAAACTTGAAAACTCTTCAAAAAGTTTAATAAATAATGTAAATACTCTAAATCAAAGCTCAAACGAAGCAGCTGCAAGTCTTGAAGAGACAGCTGCTGCTTTAGAAGAGATTACAAGTACAGTTACAAGCAATTCTAACAATGTTATTCAGATGTCAGGATACTCAAATGAAGTAAGTAATTCAGCCAAAAAAGGGCAAGAGATGGCAAGAAATACTGCTGTTGCTATGGATGAAATTACAAAGCAAGTAACAAATATAAATGAAGCAATAGCAGTAATTGACCAAATTGCATTCCAAACAAATATTCTTTCACTAAATGCTGCAGTTGAAGCTGCAACTGCGGGAGAAGCAGGAAAAGGTTTTGCTGTTGTTGCTGGAGAGGTTAGAAATTTGGCAAGTAGAAGTGCTGAAGCTGCAAAAGAGATTAAGAATATTGTAGAAATGGCAACTTCAAAAGCACAAGAGGGAAAAAATATCTCTGATTTGATGATAAAAGATTATGAAGAGCTTTTAAGTAATATTGAAAAATCATCGCAAATGATAAATGAGATTTCAAATGCAAGTAAAGAGCAACAAGCAGGAATTTCTCAAATCAACGATACAGTTACAATGCTTGACCAAAAAACTCAACAAAATGCAATTATTGCTTCAAAAACTCAAGATATAGCAAATGAAACAGACACTATTTCAAAAAATATTGTAGATGATGTTTTAGAAAAAAGATTTTTAGGTAAAGATAAAATAGTTGAAGAGACTAGAAAAAAAGTTATAGTTTAG
- a CDS encoding NAD(P)/FAD-dependent oxidoreductase, translating into MKIAIIGGGAAGIMASITAKRLNKNIEIDIFDANKSIGKKILASGNGRCNISNTTITSKNYLGENPTFVDFALKEFDFKTFEKFCKTIGLLLDIKESGKVYPLSNEAKSVTNLFSIALDELNVNILYEQIVQKVEKQNDKFVIYANDKEFKSYDKVLISSGLAAAPQLNSTEIGLQIASSFGHSFNPTYPSLVGLQTKDTYKGKLQGVKKECSVSLYINGNFEQDIFGDVLFTAYGVSGFAILDISQRAVLALSKFYDVELRINFFPKTAVNDLANQIQTLFKNLPNQKAVDILTGLVSNKIAPILLEICKIDLNTKAHEINTKQIKSLAHQLNSWRLKVIDTQGFSHAEASGGGIRTLEIDNKTYESKIVKNLFFAGEVLDIVGNRGGYNLHFAWASGYLAGKSLSNI; encoded by the coding sequence TTGAAAATAGCAATTATAGGCGGTGGAGCTGCTGGAATAATGGCAAGCATAACTGCTAAAAGATTAAATAAAAATATAGAGATTGATATTTTTGATGCAAATAAAAGTATCGGAAAAAAAATACTTGCAAGTGGAAATGGAAGATGTAATATCTCAAATACTACAATTACTTCAAAAAACTATTTAGGTGAGAATCCTACTTTTGTAGATTTTGCTTTAAAAGAGTTTGATTTTAAAACATTTGAGAAATTTTGTAAAACTATTGGGCTATTGCTTGATATTAAAGAGAGTGGAAAGGTTTACCCTCTTTCAAATGAAGCAAAATCTGTAACAAATCTTTTTTCTATTGCTTTAGATGAGTTAAATGTAAATATTCTTTATGAACAAATTGTTCAAAAAGTAGAAAAACAAAATGATAAATTTGTCATTTATGCAAATGATAAAGAGTTCAAATCTTACGATAAGGTTTTAATCTCAAGCGGATTAGCAGCGGCTCCACAACTAAACTCAACTGAAATTGGTCTACAAATCGCTTCAAGTTTTGGACATTCTTTTAATCCTACATATCCGAGTCTTGTTGGACTTCAAACAAAAGATACTTATAAAGGAAAACTTCAAGGAGTAAAAAAAGAGTGTAGTGTGAGTTTATATATAAATGGAAATTTTGAGCAAGATATTTTTGGAGATGTTTTATTTACAGCTTATGGAGTATCTGGTTTTGCTATTTTAGATATTTCTCAAAGAGCTGTTTTGGCTTTGAGTAAATTCTATGATGTAGAGCTTAGAATTAATTTTTTTCCAAAAACTGCAGTAAATGATTTAGCAAATCAAATACAAACTCTGTTTAAAAATTTACCAAACCAAAAAGCAGTTGATATTTTAACTGGTCTTGTTTCAAATAAAATAGCTCCAATACTTTTAGAGATTTGCAAAATTGATTTAAATACAAAAGCCCATGAGATAAACACAAAACAGATAAAATCACTTGCTCATCAGCTAAACTCATGGAGATTAAAAGTAATAGATACTCAAGGTTTTTCTCATGCAGAAGCTAGTGGTGGAGGAATAAGAACTCTTGAAATAGATAATAAAACATATGAAAGCAAAATTGTAAAAAACCTATTTTTTGCTGGAGAGGTTTTGGATATTGTTGGCAATAGAGGAGGATACAATCTTCACTTTGCATGGGCAAGTGGTTATTTGGCTGGGAAAAGTTTATCAAATATTTAA
- a CDS encoding cupin, with the protein MIEKYNIFDELPVDKNEEKFFQIFQNDKIKIEKIVSNGQKSPDNFWYKQEKNEYILLLEGFAILEFEDFEVELFKGDCLNIKAFQKHRVKFTSQDEPTIWFAVFY; encoded by the coding sequence TTGATAGAAAAATATAACATTTTCGATGAACTTCCCGTAGATAAAAATGAAGAGAAATTTTTTCAGATTTTTCAAAATGATAAGATAAAAATAGAAAAAATTGTATCAAATGGACAAAAATCTCCAGATAATTTTTGGTATAAGCAAGAAAAAAATGAGTATATTTTGCTTCTTGAAGGTTTTGCAATACTTGAATTTGAAGATTTTGAAGTAGAGCTTTTTAAAGGCGATTGTTTAAATATAAAAGCTTTTCAAAAGCATAGAGTAAAGTTTACAAGCCAAGATGAACCAACTATTTGGTTTGCAGTTTTTTATTAA
- a CDS encoding O-acetylhomoserine aminocarboxypropyltransferase/cysteine synthase family protein has product MQKDTIAIHAGYDKKSGNGEMAIPISQTTAYAFRDAEHAANLFALKELGPIYTRLNNPTNDILEQRYAQLENGAAALVTASGASAVFYSIANIAEAGDNILISDKLYGGSVTLFHFTLKRFGISVKTFKSDDASDLESLVDDKTKGIFFESLSNPQIAIPNIEKIVEVAKKYGIITICDNTVATASLFNPISWGVDISLHSTSKYTSGNGTALGGVIVERDNLAEFFKQNSARYPHFTTPDASYHGLVYTDVPLPNFCLRARLSLLRDIGATPAPFNSWLLIQSLETLSLRVEKHSNNALKVAEFLQSHPKVKKVSYPGLKGDKYYDKAQKYFKNGLASGLISFEVSNFEEAKKVIDSAKLFSIVVNIGDSKSLIVHPASTTHSQMNEEDLLKAGVTPVTIRLSIGLEDSADLIEDLNQALNK; this is encoded by the coding sequence ATGCAAAAAGATACAATTGCAATTCATGCAGGTTATGACAAAAAAAGTGGAAATGGTGAGATGGCAATTCCTATTTCTCAAACAACAGCTTATGCTTTTAGAGATGCAGAACATGCAGCAAATTTATTTGCACTAAAAGAGTTAGGACCAATTTATACAAGACTAAATAATCCTACAAACGATATTTTAGAACAAAGATATGCTCAACTTGAAAATGGTGCTGCTGCTTTAGTAACTGCAAGTGGCGCAAGTGCTGTTTTTTACTCAATTGCAAATATTGCAGAAGCTGGAGATAATATTTTAATCTCTGATAAGCTTTATGGTGGAAGTGTAACGTTGTTTCATTTTACTCTAAAAAGATTTGGAATTAGTGTAAAAACTTTTAAAAGTGATGATGCTAGTGATTTAGAGAGTTTAGTTGATGATAAAACAAAAGGTATATTTTTTGAATCATTATCAAATCCGCAAATTGCAATTCCAAATATTGAAAAAATAGTTGAAGTAGCAAAAAAATATGGAATTATAACTATTTGTGACAATACTGTTGCAACTGCTAGTTTATTTAATCCTATCTCTTGGGGTGTTGATATATCTCTTCACTCTACAAGTAAATATACAAGTGGAAACGGTACAGCTTTAGGTGGAGTTATAGTTGAAAGAGATAATTTAGCAGAATTCTTTAAACAAAATAGTGCAAGATATCCTCACTTTACAACTCCTGATGCTTCGTATCATGGACTTGTTTATACAGATGTTCCGCTTCCAAACTTTTGTTTAAGAGCTAGATTATCGCTTTTAAGAGATATTGGAGCAACTCCTGCACCATTTAACTCATGGCTTTTAATTCAAAGCTTAGAGACTTTAAGTTTGAGAGTTGAAAAACACTCTAATAATGCTTTAAAAGTTGCTGAGTTTTTACAATCACATCCAAAAGTAAAAAAAGTTAGTTACCCAGGATTAAAAGGTGATAAATATTATGATAAAGCGCAAAAATATTTTAAAAATGGACTTGCAAGTGGTCTTATATCTTTTGAAGTAAGTAATTTTGAAGAGGCTAAAAAAGTTATTGATAGTGCAAAATTATTTAGTATTGTTGTAAATATTGGAGATAGTAAATCTTTAATTGTTCATCCAGCTTCTACAACTCACTCTCAAATGAATGAAGAGGATTTGCTAAAAGCTGGAGTTACTCCTGTAACAATTAGATTATCTATCGGGCTTGAAGATAGTGCTGATTTAATTGAAGATTTAAATCAAGCATTAAACAAGTAG
- a CDS encoding RrF2 family transcriptional regulator: MPLISTKGVYGLAAIYELSKHKDDTPMQIKDISANASIPQNYLEQLLSKLRRADLLISTRGARGGYLLAKSAKDIKIVDILIALEDDIKIVDSKVDNPILNLFFEESKEKTKRIFDLTLADLDKYEGKYNEFLHYNI; this comes from the coding sequence ATGCCATTGATTTCAACAAAGGGGGTGTATGGTTTGGCTGCTATTTATGAGTTAAGCAAACATAAAGATGATACTCCCATGCAAATAAAGGATATTTCAGCAAATGCTTCAATTCCTCAAAACTATTTGGAGCAACTTTTAAGTAAACTTAGACGTGCTGATTTACTAATAAGCACAAGAGGAGCTAGAGGTGGATACCTTTTGGCAAAAAGTGCAAAAGATATAAAAATAGTTGATATTTTAATCGCCCTTGAAGATGATATAAAGATTGTTGATTCAAAGGTTGATAACCCGATTTTAAATCTATTTTTTGAAGAGTCAAAAGAGAAAACAAAAAGAATTTTTGATTTGACTTTGGCTGATTTAGATAAATATGAGGGAAAATATAATGAGTTTTTACATTATAACATTTAA